One genomic window of Nocardioides daphniae includes the following:
- a CDS encoding glycerate kinase yields MRVLIAPDKFAGTLTAVEAAEAVATGWRRHAPDVEVDLVPMADGGPGFVDVLHTSLGGEVVEATVSGPHGRSTPGRVLVVADVAYVESAQACGLHLSGRREPGRATTSGVGELLRVALGAGVRRIVLGAGGSGTTDGGAGLLAALGATADVPLDAGPDGLAGVTHVDLAPAREALGAVELVLASDVDNPLTGLFGAAKVYGPQKGFAEEELPRVDAVLEAFAAACDRRTSLEKGAGAAGGLGFTALLLGAVRRPGLDVVAEAVRLAERMASADLVVTGEGAFDFSSRSGKVPYGVAQVAAEALRPCVTLAGQVLVGARETRALGMDAAYSMVELVGEERSFADPAGALADLAERVARSWTVGE; encoded by the coding sequence ATGCGCGTGCTCATCGCCCCCGACAAGTTCGCCGGCACCCTGACCGCGGTCGAGGCCGCGGAGGCGGTCGCCACCGGGTGGCGCCGCCACGCCCCCGACGTCGAGGTCGACCTCGTGCCGATGGCTGACGGCGGGCCGGGCTTCGTCGACGTGCTGCACACCTCGCTCGGCGGCGAGGTCGTCGAGGCGACCGTCTCCGGACCGCACGGCCGCTCCACGCCCGGCCGGGTGCTGGTGGTCGCCGACGTCGCCTACGTCGAGTCGGCGCAGGCGTGCGGCCTCCACCTCTCGGGCCGGCGGGAGCCGGGCCGCGCCACCACGTCCGGCGTGGGCGAGCTGCTCCGGGTGGCCCTGGGGGCTGGCGTACGCCGGATCGTGCTCGGCGCCGGCGGCTCTGGGACGACCGACGGGGGAGCGGGCCTGCTGGCCGCCCTCGGCGCCACCGCCGACGTGCCGCTCGACGCCGGGCCCGACGGACTGGCAGGCGTCACCCACGTCGACCTCGCGCCCGCCCGGGAGGCGCTCGGCGCGGTGGAGCTGGTCCTGGCCAGCGACGTCGACAACCCGCTGACCGGTCTCTTCGGGGCGGCGAAGGTCTACGGCCCGCAGAAGGGGTTCGCCGAGGAGGAGCTGCCTCGCGTCGACGCCGTCCTGGAGGCGTTCGCGGCGGCGTGCGACCGTCGTACGTCGTTGGAGAAGGGCGCCGGTGCCGCCGGAGGGCTGGGTTTCACAGCCCTGCTGCTCGGGGCGGTGCGGCGGCCCGGGCTCGACGTCGTCGCCGAGGCCGTCCGCCTGGCCGAGCGCATGGCGTCGGCCGACCTCGTCGTCACCGGGGAGGGTGCCTTCGACTTCTCCAGCCGCTCGGGCAAGGTGCCCTACGGCGTCGCCCAGGTGGCCGCGGAGGCGCTGCGGCCGTGCGTGACCCTGGCCGGCCAGGTGCTGGTCGGGGCCCGGGAGACGCGGGCCCTCGGCATGGACGCCGCGTACTCGATGGTGGAGCTGGTGGGGGAGGAGCGCTCCTTCGCCGACCCCGCCGGGGCGCTCGCCGACCTGGCCGAGCGGGTGGCCCGCAGCTGGACGGTCGGGGAATAA
- the erpA gene encoding iron-sulfur cluster insertion protein ErpA, with translation MTDQVETTEERRTDQINLSAVAASKVKSLLEQEGRDDLALRISVQPGGCSGLRYQLFFDERTLDGDVVTDFDGVSVVVDRMSVPYLNGAQIDFVDSIEKQGFTIDNPNATGSCACGDSFH, from the coding sequence ATGACCGACCAGGTCGAGACCACCGAAGAGCGCCGCACCGACCAGATCAACCTGAGCGCGGTCGCTGCTTCCAAGGTGAAGAGCCTCCTCGAGCAGGAAGGTCGCGACGACCTCGCGCTCCGCATCTCCGTCCAGCCCGGCGGCTGCTCGGGACTGCGTTACCAGCTGTTCTTCGACGAGCGCACCCTCGACGGTGACGTCGTCACCGACTTCGACGGCGTGAGCGTCGTCGTCGACCGGATGAGCGTCCCCTACCTCAACGGTGCGCAGATCGACTTCGTCGACTCCATCGAGAAGCAGGGCTTCACCATCGACAACCCCAACGCGACCGGCTCCTGCGCCTGCGGCGACTCGTTCCACTGA
- a CDS encoding carbohydrate kinase family protein encodes MSLLIAGSIATDHLMSFGGRFSDSLVVDQLDKLSVSFLVDDLEVRRGGCAANICFGLGSLGLNPVLVGAVGEDFADYRAWLERHNVDCGSIHVSETRHTARFVCTSDTSMAQIASFYPGAMSESREIELKPIVDRVGDPDYVLIGPDDPEGMLRHTDECRQRGYRFVADPSQQLAFGDGDLIRQLIDGADILFSNEYEASLITQKTGWSDQDVLDRVGTWVITLGAAGVKVVANGAETIVVPALSEVTAVEPTGVGDAFRAGFLAALAWGLDHRHAAELGCLLAAHVVEQVGTQEYSLTREKFLARCEAAYGAESVAVIEPHLHTLH; translated from the coding sequence ATGTCGTTGCTCATCGCCGGCTCCATCGCCACCGACCACCTGATGTCCTTCGGAGGCCGCTTCTCCGACTCCCTCGTGGTCGACCAGCTGGACAAGCTGTCCGTCTCGTTCCTCGTCGACGACCTCGAGGTCCGTCGCGGCGGGTGCGCGGCCAACATCTGCTTCGGCCTCGGGAGCCTGGGCCTCAACCCTGTGCTCGTCGGCGCGGTCGGTGAGGACTTCGCCGACTACCGCGCCTGGCTCGAGCGCCACAACGTCGACTGCGGCTCCATCCACGTCTCCGAGACCCGCCATACGGCCCGCTTCGTCTGCACCAGCGACACCTCGATGGCCCAGATCGCCTCGTTCTACCCCGGCGCGATGAGCGAGTCCCGCGAGATCGAGCTCAAGCCGATCGTCGACCGGGTGGGCGACCCCGACTACGTGCTCATCGGCCCGGACGACCCCGAGGGCATGCTCCGCCACACCGACGAGTGCCGCCAGCGCGGCTACCGCTTCGTGGCCGACCCGTCGCAGCAGCTGGCCTTCGGCGACGGCGACCTCATCCGTCAGCTCATCGACGGCGCCGACATCCTCTTCTCCAACGAGTACGAGGCCTCGCTCATCACCCAGAAGACCGGATGGTCCGACCAGGACGTGCTCGACCGCGTCGGCACCTGGGTCATCACCCTGGGTGCCGCCGGCGTCAAGGTCGTCGCCAACGGCGCCGAGACCATCGTGGTGCCCGCCCTCTCCGAGGTCACCGCCGTCGAGCCGACCGGCGTCGGTGACGCCTTCCGCGCCGGCTTCCTGGCCGCTCTGGCCTGGGGCCTGGACCACCGTCACGCGGCCGAGCTCGGCTGCCTGCTCGCCGCCCACGTGGTGGAGCAGGTCGGCACGCAGGAGTACTCGCTGACCCGCGAGAAGTTCCTGGCGCGCTGCGAGGCTGCGTACGGCGCGGAGTCGGTGGCGGTCATCGAGCCGCACCTGCACACCCTGCACTGA
- a CDS encoding sulfurtransferase TusA family protein codes for MNVSLELDCRDMLCPLPVIELAKAFPGVPVGGVVAVVTRDVAARTDVPAWCRMRGQEYVGEETTDDGVPRHLVRRLS; via the coding sequence GTGAACGTCTCCCTCGAGCTCGACTGCCGCGACATGCTCTGCCCGCTGCCCGTGATCGAGCTGGCCAAGGCCTTCCCCGGCGTGCCGGTGGGCGGCGTGGTCGCCGTCGTCACCCGCGACGTGGCGGCGCGCACGGACGTGCCCGCCTGGTGCCGCATGCGCGGCCAGGAGTACGTCGGTGAGGAGACGACCGACGACGGGGTGCCGCGCCACCTCGTACGACGTCTCTCCTGA
- a CDS encoding cysteine desulfurase family protein — MTTPPDDQRRPLDAASSEPLHPRAREVLLAALDAGWADPRRLHHEGRRARLLLENAREAVAEQVGARPDEVTFTSSGTDAVHRGLLGLHAGRSRVGRTVVVSAVEHSSVLHAARWTGAPVAEVPVTPTGEVLPSAVARTLADAAEPVAVVAVQSANHEVGTLHDVATINEVAGDVPLFVDACASTGRVPLPSGWSAAAASAHKWGGPAGVGILLVRKGARWRAPFPADDRADERAVGFENVPAVLAAAAALQAVAADADAVARRQHALVDRIRREVAQLPDVEVVGEAERRLPHLVTFSALYLDGEALVTELDRLGFGVASGSACTSSTLTPSHVLAAMGALTHGNVRLALQHGTTEGDVDAFLAALPGVLSSLRGRIGL; from the coding sequence GTGACGACGCCCCCCGACGACCAGCGCCGCCCACTCGACGCCGCCTCCTCCGAGCCGCTGCACCCGCGCGCCCGAGAGGTCCTCCTGGCCGCGCTCGACGCCGGCTGGGCCGACCCGCGCCGCCTGCACCACGAGGGACGGCGCGCCCGGCTGCTGCTGGAGAACGCCCGCGAGGCCGTGGCGGAGCAGGTGGGCGCACGGCCTGACGAGGTCACTTTCACGTCGTCGGGCACCGACGCCGTCCACCGCGGCCTCCTGGGGTTGCACGCCGGGCGCTCGCGGGTGGGCCGCACGGTCGTGGTCTCGGCGGTGGAGCACTCCTCGGTGCTGCACGCCGCCCGCTGGACCGGGGCGCCGGTGGCCGAGGTCCCCGTGACGCCCACAGGTGAGGTGCTGCCGTCGGCGGTGGCCCGGACGCTCGCCGACGCCGCGGAACCGGTCGCGGTGGTGGCCGTGCAGAGCGCCAACCACGAGGTCGGCACCCTCCACGACGTCGCGACGATCAACGAGGTCGCCGGCGACGTGCCGCTCTTCGTGGACGCCTGCGCCAGCACCGGTCGTGTCCCGCTCCCCTCCGGCTGGAGCGCCGCCGCGGCGTCGGCCCACAAGTGGGGCGGCCCGGCGGGCGTGGGGATCCTGCTCGTGCGCAAGGGTGCGCGCTGGCGCGCCCCCTTCCCCGCCGACGACCGGGCCGACGAGCGGGCGGTCGGGTTCGAGAACGTGCCGGCGGTGCTGGCGGCGGCCGCCGCGCTGCAGGCCGTCGCCGCCGACGCCGACGCGGTGGCTCGACGCCAGCACGCCCTGGTCGACCGGATCCGACGCGAGGTGGCGCAGCTGCCGGACGTGGAGGTGGTGGGCGAGGCCGAGCGTCGCCTCCCCCACCTGGTGACCTTCTCGGCGCTCTACCTCGACGGGGAGGCGCTGGTGACCGAGCTCGACCGGCTCGGCTTCGGCGTGGCCAGCGGCTCGGCGTGCACCTCCTCGACGCTGACGCCGTCGCACGTGCTCGCGGCCATGGGCGCCCTGACGCACGGCAACGTTCGCCTGGCCCTGCAGCACGGGACCACCGAGGGCGACGTCGACGCCTTCCTGGCCGCACTGCCGGGCGTGCTCAGCTCGCTGCGCGGGAGGATCGGGCTGTGA
- a CDS encoding cytochrome c oxidase subunit II, which yields MKDDPDLVVDVVGQQWSWTFNYSEQGEGGTTPYVVGTTADRPKLVLPVDRTVEFRLHSPDVIHSFMIDAFLMKMDVIPGRVNEFQATPTKVGEFRGKCFELCGVYHSRMLFDVEVVSGAEYDAYLAELQENPDNVAKAPVLGGSAVNTQPGLDDGDAEGDHQ from the coding sequence ATGAAGGACGACCCGGACCTCGTGGTCGACGTCGTGGGCCAGCAGTGGTCCTGGACGTTCAACTACTCCGAGCAGGGCGAGGGCGGCACCACGCCGTACGTCGTCGGCACCACTGCTGACCGCCCGAAGCTCGTGCTCCCGGTCGACCGCACCGTCGAGTTCCGACTTCACTCGCCCGACGTCATCCACTCCTTCATGATCGACGCGTTCCTCATGAAGATGGATGTCATCCCCGGTCGCGTGAACGAGTTCCAGGCGACGCCCACCAAGGTCGGCGAGTTCCGCGGCAAGTGCTTCGAGCTGTGCGGCGTCTACCACTCGCGAATGCTCTTCGACGTCGAGGTCGTCTCGGGCGCCGAGTACGACGCCTACCTGGCGGAGCTCCAGGAGAACCCGGACAACGTTGCCAAGGCGCCTGTCCTCGGTGGCTCGGCCGTCAACACGCAGCCCGGCCTCGACGACGGCGACGCAGAAGGAGACCACCAGTGA
- a CDS encoding cytochrome c oxidase subunit 4: MKIEAWLFAVCGIFFLLVTPAYWVITHDWTGTSALTMSTFLALMVAGYLGFHANRMDARLEDRKDAEIAEGAGEYGFFPPYSWWPLWCSLPLGLGVYALALGAWWLFIMAFALGMVATAGWIYEYYRGEHAH; encoded by the coding sequence ATGAAGATCGAAGCCTGGCTCTTCGCAGTGTGCGGGATCTTCTTCCTGCTCGTCACCCCTGCCTACTGGGTGATCACGCACGACTGGACCGGCACCTCGGCCCTCACCATGTCGACCTTCCTGGCCCTCATGGTGGCTGGCTACCTGGGCTTCCACGCGAACCGCATGGACGCCCGCCTCGAGGACCGCAAGGACGCCGAGATCGCGGAGGGTGCCGGCGAATACGGCTTCTTCCCGCCCTACTCGTGGTGGCCCCTGTGGTGCTCCCTGCCCCTCGGTCTGGGCGTCTACGCCCTGGCGCTGGGTGCCTGGTGGCTCTTCATCATGGCCTTCGCCCTGGGCATGGTGGCGACCGCCGGTTGGATCTACGAGTACTACCGCGGAGAGCACGCCCACTGA